One stretch of Candidatus Eisenbacteria bacterium DNA includes these proteins:
- a CDS encoding zinc ribbon domain-containing protein, with protein MSEAPRPRVPIKEGYFTIPADPAAPPRVVVSRCQDCGEHFFPKRMVCAKCLSRKLETTEIAARGTLYSYTWVHMPLFGSMRVEHMDGYGVGQIDLPEGPRMQLPLAGKRDEYKVGMQLVGEVEPLREDAGRDVCILRFRPAGS; from the coding sequence ATGAGCGAAGCGCCCAGGCCCCGCGTTCCCATCAAGGAGGGGTATTTCACCATTCCTGCCGACCCGGCGGCGCCGCCGCGGGTGGTCGTGTCGCGCTGCCAGGACTGCGGCGAGCACTTCTTTCCGAAGCGGATGGTGTGCGCGAAGTGCCTCTCGCGGAAGCTCGAGACGACCGAGATCGCGGCGCGCGGCACGCTCTACAGCTACACCTGGGTGCACATGCCGCTCTTCGGCTCGATGCGCGTCGAGCACATGGACGGCTACGGCGTGGGGCAGATCGATCTGCCCGAGGGACCGCGCATGCAGCTTCCGCTCGCCGGCAAGCGCGACGAGTACAAGGTCGGCATGCAGCTCGTGGGCGAGGTCGAGCCGCTCCGCGAGGACGCCGGCCGCGACGTCTGCATCCTCCGCTTCCGGCCTGCCGGAAGCTGA
- a CDS encoding thiolase family protein has product MNKVAILGVGMIRFGMFANRSVHEMACEAGNAALDDAGLSFKDIDAVYAGQIFHPALTATRAVKELGLTGVPVQRIENASATGSCALREAFLAVSAGHYDRVLVLGFDKMTQVMGSAPSPQEMEEAILPAAFFAMWATRRMHERGTKPEHLARIAAKNWNNGALNPMSQRQAKETVTPEQVLASKMVAWPLTAMMSCPIGDGAAAAIVCRADLAKKYQPGKPVVRIAASHLGSEKYERGHLFMGPVVGPAQMSRDCAKHLWEQTGMGPNDIDLVQVHDAFAIEELEYYELLGFCREGEAEKCIEEGRFAPGGKTPFSTDGGLIARGHPGGPTGLAQIWETVHQLRGTAGKRQVPNARAGLCHMMGGGSVCAAHILVKE; this is encoded by the coding sequence ATGAACAAGGTCGCGATTCTGGGCGTGGGTATGATCCGGTTCGGCATGTTTGCGAACCGCAGCGTGCACGAGATGGCGTGCGAGGCTGGCAATGCCGCGCTCGACGACGCCGGGCTCTCGTTCAAGGACATCGACGCGGTCTACGCGGGGCAGATCTTCCATCCGGCCCTGACGGCGACGCGCGCCGTGAAGGAGCTGGGGCTGACCGGCGTGCCCGTCCAGCGCATCGAGAACGCGTCGGCGACCGGCTCGTGCGCGCTCCGCGAGGCGTTCCTCGCCGTCTCGGCCGGGCACTACGACCGCGTGCTCGTGCTCGGCTTCGACAAGATGACGCAGGTGATGGGCTCGGCGCCGAGCCCGCAGGAGATGGAGGAGGCGATCCTCCCGGCCGCCTTCTTCGCGATGTGGGCGACGCGGCGCATGCACGAGCGCGGCACGAAGCCGGAGCACCTGGCGCGCATCGCGGCCAAGAACTGGAACAACGGCGCGCTCAACCCCATGAGCCAGCGGCAGGCGAAGGAGACGGTCACGCCCGAGCAGGTGCTGGCGTCGAAGATGGTCGCCTGGCCGCTCACCGCGATGATGTCGTGTCCGATCGGCGATGGCGCCGCGGCGGCGATCGTGTGTCGCGCCGACCTGGCGAAGAAGTACCAGCCCGGCAAGCCCGTCGTCCGCATCGCCGCGTCGCACCTCGGCTCGGAGAAGTACGAGCGCGGCCATCTCTTCATGGGACCCGTCGTCGGACCCGCCCAGATGAGCCGCGACTGCGCGAAGCACCTCTGGGAGCAGACCGGCATGGGGCCGAACGACATCGACCTCGTGCAGGTGCACGACGCGTTCGCGATCGAGGAGCTCGAGTACTACGAGCTGCTGGGCTTCTGTAGGGAGGGCGAGGCCGAGAAGTGCATCGAGGAGGGACGCTTCGCGCCCGGCGGCAAGACGCCCTTCTCGACCGACGGCGGCCTCATCGCGCGCGGGCATCCCGGGGGCCCCACCGGCCTCGCGCAGATCTGGGAGACGGTGCACCAGCTCCGCGGCACGGCCGGGAAGCGCCAGGTGCCGAACGCACGCGCGGGTCTCTGCCACATGATGGGCGGCGGCAGCGTGTGCGCCGCGCACATCCTCGTCAAGGAATAG
- a CDS encoding Hsp70 family protein: MDPEAPGANGMPPRVSAGPAAIHDYLVTGQRGRLIQSIKAHLGSRLFTSTNLFGVQYHLEDLVGLLVLRLRAAAESDLGDLGRAAVCGRPARFSGAESPEDDAFAEGRLRAALATAGFDEVVFEYEPVAAALGYRERLDHEELVLIADFGGGTSDFSLVRLSPTDAEIVGVDGVAVAGDAFDGRLIRHLAAPGLGLGSEYRTAFGRILPVPLWLYEKVERWDQLSFLRSRETTELLERLHHEALEPEKVAALQHLIEGELGFQLHAAVEHTKHALSHDEVTAFAFRDPPIDLGSRVARAAMDEWIRNELAAIARTVDGLVARIGVAPADVDTVFLTGGSAFVPAVRRLFADRFGADRLRGGEELTTVATGLALRARG; encoded by the coding sequence GTGGATCCGGAGGCGCCCGGGGCGAACGGCATGCCGCCGCGCGTGTCGGCGGGTCCGGCCGCGATCCACGACTACCTCGTGACCGGACAGCGCGGCCGGCTGATCCAGTCGATCAAGGCGCATCTCGGGAGCCGGCTCTTCACGTCCACGAACCTCTTCGGCGTCCAGTACCACCTGGAGGACCTGGTGGGGCTCCTGGTGCTCCGGCTGCGGGCGGCGGCCGAGTCGGACCTCGGCGACCTCGGACGCGCCGCCGTGTGCGGGCGGCCGGCCCGCTTTTCCGGTGCCGAGTCGCCCGAGGACGACGCGTTCGCCGAAGGGCGCCTGCGCGCCGCGCTCGCGACCGCGGGCTTCGACGAGGTCGTGTTCGAGTACGAGCCGGTGGCGGCGGCGCTCGGCTATCGCGAGCGCCTCGATCACGAGGAGCTGGTGCTGATCGCCGACTTCGGCGGCGGCACGAGCGACTTCTCGCTCGTGCGCCTGTCGCCGACCGACGCGGAGATCGTCGGCGTCGACGGCGTCGCGGTCGCGGGCGACGCGTTCGACGGGCGGCTGATCCGCCATCTCGCCGCGCCCGGTCTCGGGCTCGGCTCGGAGTATCGGACCGCGTTCGGGCGCATCCTGCCGGTGCCGCTGTGGCTCTACGAGAAGGTCGAGCGCTGGGATCAGCTCTCGTTCCTGCGCAGCCGCGAGACGACCGAGCTGCTCGAGCGCCTCCACCACGAGGCGCTCGAGCCGGAGAAGGTGGCCGCGCTCCAGCACCTGATCGAGGGCGAGCTCGGGTTCCAGCTCCATGCGGCCGTCGAGCACACCAAGCACGCGCTGTCGCACGACGAGGTCACGGCCTTCGCGTTTCGCGATCCACCGATCGACCTCGGCTCGCGCGTCGCGCGTGCGGCGATGGACGAATGGATCCGCAACGAGCTCGCAGCGATAGCGCGGACGGTGGACGGGCTCGTCGCGCGCATCGGCGTCGCGCCTGCCGACGTCGACACCGTGTTCCTCACCGGCGGCTCGGCGTTCGTTCCCGCCGTGCGGCGCCTGTTCGCCGATCGCTTCGGCGCCGACCGCCTGCGCGGCGGCGAGGAGCTGACGACGGTCGCGACGGGGCTCGCGCTGCGCGCGCGCGGCTAG
- a CDS encoding DUF4412 domain-containing protein: MRIALALVALTLATPGLAKDLVVLQRSETGVPGTKPRDETVYFAGSKVVNDSPTARTIVDLNTQTITAADKTKRTYHVVTFDDLAAQMDALRKEVDKLPPEARKMMGGLFEEGPPVAVKPTGKTAKIAGYEASEYSLKGGPYDGSVWTTQAIPKPPEFQRWQSIEQSAGASRGPGRQLGAAMAQLPGFPLRTRIETKAGGQTFLVSNEVVEVKEGSPPAEVLTVPPGFTLQALPGPPN, translated from the coding sequence ATGCGGATCGCTCTCGCGCTGGTCGCCCTCACGCTCGCCACGCCCGGTCTCGCCAAGGACCTGGTGGTCCTGCAGCGCTCGGAGACGGGTGTGCCGGGAACGAAGCCCCGCGACGAGACGGTGTACTTCGCGGGCAGCAAGGTCGTGAACGACTCGCCGACGGCGCGGACGATCGTCGATCTCAACACCCAGACGATCACCGCGGCCGACAAGACCAAGCGCACCTACCACGTCGTCACCTTCGACGACCTCGCCGCGCAGATGGACGCGCTCCGCAAGGAGGTCGACAAGCTGCCGCCCGAGGCGAGGAAGATGATGGGCGGTCTCTTCGAGGAAGGGCCGCCGGTCGCCGTGAAGCCCACCGGCAAGACGGCCAAGATCGCCGGCTACGAAGCGTCGGAGTACAGCCTCAAGGGCGGCCCCTACGACGGCTCGGTGTGGACGACCCAGGCCATCCCGAAGCCGCCGGAGTTCCAGCGCTGGCAGAGCATCGAGCAGTCGGCCGGGGCGTCGCGCGGCCCGGGCCGCCAGCTCGGCGCGGCGATGGCGCAGCTCCCGGGGTTCCCGCTCCGCACCCGCATCGAGACCAAGGCCGGCGGCCAGACCTTCCTCGTGTCGAACGAGGTGGTCGAGGTGAAGGAAGGAAGCCCGCCGGCCGAGGTCCTGACGGTGCCCCCCGGCTTCACGCTGCAGGCGCTGCCGGGCCCGCCGAACTAG
- a CDS encoding SRPBCC family protein, producing the protein MREHEYTVELPHSAPRLWSLFQRYDLWKEFAPAVLDVEIVYPGDGGGNGLLRRVVYPLPLGRRGQSFELVKNVRPGKGYDYMMLSSGLEGSVVLEPVGPNRTRLRFRERFHMKTPVLRWFEGRIYRFINKKNEESMQGAAAWLDRHPEFHPELVDRS; encoded by the coding sequence ATGCGCGAGCACGAGTACACCGTCGAGCTGCCGCATTCGGCGCCGCGCCTGTGGTCGCTCTTCCAGCGCTACGATCTGTGGAAGGAGTTCGCGCCCGCCGTGCTCGACGTCGAGATCGTCTACCCGGGCGACGGCGGCGGGAACGGGCTCCTGCGCCGGGTGGTGTACCCGCTACCACTCGGGCGGCGGGGCCAATCCTTCGAGCTCGTGAAGAACGTCAGGCCGGGCAAAGGCTACGACTACATGATGCTGAGCTCGGGGCTCGAAGGCTCGGTCGTGCTCGAGCCGGTGGGACCCAACCGCACGCGGCTGCGCTTTCGCGAGCGCTTCCACATGAAGACGCCCGTCCTGCGCTGGTTCGAAGGACGGATCTATCGCTTCATCAACAAGAAGAACGAAGAGTCCATGCAGGGCGCGGCCGCGTGGCTCGACCGCCATCCCGAGTTCCATCCCGAGCTCGTCGATCGATCCTGA
- a CDS encoding ZIP family metal transporter, protein MLEGPVLLSLACIGVAAAANVLGGMFVARREWDVRLLRYFVALGAGFMLAAVLLKLIPESTRLVPHAPVLMLAGYLVVHLFEHTVAPHFHFGEETHHEHHRDRAASVSALVGLAVHSFFDGVTIGSGFIVDPALGFLLFTAIVLHKAPEGFAIASVVLAAHGTRQQALGAAAIVGAASIVGGLVMVALPGLVGWALAISAGVTLYVAASDLVPEVNKEGGTRIALSVFAGVVLYYLTEELLGALGV, encoded by the coding sequence GTGCTGGAGGGGCCCGTCCTGCTCTCGCTCGCCTGCATCGGCGTGGCGGCGGCCGCCAACGTCCTCGGCGGCATGTTCGTCGCGCGGCGCGAGTGGGACGTCCGGCTCCTGCGCTACTTCGTCGCGCTCGGCGCGGGCTTCATGCTGGCCGCGGTGCTGCTGAAGCTGATCCCCGAGAGCACGCGCCTCGTCCCGCACGCGCCGGTCCTCATGCTGGCCGGCTATCTCGTGGTCCATCTCTTCGAGCACACGGTCGCGCCCCACTTCCACTTCGGCGAGGAGACCCACCACGAGCACCACAGGGACCGCGCGGCGTCGGTCTCGGCGCTGGTCGGGCTCGCGGTGCACAGCTTCTTCGACGGCGTCACGATCGGGTCGGGCTTCATCGTCGATCCGGCGCTCGGGTTCCTCCTGTTCACGGCGATCGTCCTGCACAAGGCGCCCGAGGGGTTCGCGATCGCCTCGGTCGTCCTCGCCGCGCACGGCACGCGCCAGCAGGCGCTCGGCGCCGCGGCGATCGTCGGCGCCGCCAGCATCGTCGGCGGGCTCGTCATGGTGGCGCTCCCGGGTCTCGTCGGCTGGGCGCTCGCGATCTCGGCCGGCGTGACGCTCTACGTCGCCGCGTCCGACCTCGTCCCCGAGGTGAACAAGGAGGGCGGCACGCGGATCGCGCTCAGCGTCTTCGCGGGCGTCGTCCTCTACTACTTGACCGAGGAGCTCCTGGGGGCCCTCGGCGTCTGA
- a CDS encoding SDR family NAD(P)-dependent oxidoreductase: MGLAANPRAVVTGAGGGLGRALCREIVRRGGRVVASDVDLDAARATATALGGAEIHAVRCDVARLADVERLAAETDRLLGGVDLVVNNAGVAVGGRLGEIPIGDWEWTVGINLWGPIYGCHVFTPRLRRQGRGHILNVASAAGLLAAPSMSPYNVTKAGVVALSETLHAELAGEGIGVSVLCPTFFQTRIADAARLSGDPELLDLVRGLMSRAKLQADDVARIALEGVARNRLYILPHGDGRWMWRLKRLVPGAFHGLTPRLLALRGRLAGRGA, from the coding sequence ATGGGGCTCGCAGCGAATCCGCGCGCCGTCGTGACGGGCGCCGGCGGCGGGCTCGGGCGCGCGCTCTGTCGCGAGATCGTGCGCCGCGGCGGCCGCGTCGTCGCGAGCGACGTCGACCTCGACGCGGCCCGCGCGACCGCGACCGCGCTCGGCGGCGCCGAGATCCACGCCGTCCGCTGCGACGTCGCGCGGCTCGCCGACGTCGAGCGGCTCGCGGCGGAGACCGACCGCCTGCTGGGCGGGGTCGATCTCGTCGTCAACAACGCCGGCGTCGCGGTCGGCGGGCGTCTCGGCGAGATCCCGATCGGCGACTGGGAGTGGACGGTCGGCATCAACCTCTGGGGGCCGATCTACGGCTGCCACGTCTTCACGCCGCGCCTGCGCCGTCAGGGACGCGGCCACATCCTGAACGTCGCATCGGCGGCCGGACTCCTCGCCGCGCCCAGCATGAGCCCGTACAACGTCACGAAAGCGGGCGTGGTGGCGCTCTCCGAGACGCTGCACGCCGAGCTCGCCGGCGAGGGCATCGGCGTGAGCGTGCTGTGCCCCACGTTCTTCCAGACCCGCATCGCCGACGCGGCGCGCCTGAGCGGCGACCCCGAGCTCCTGGACCTCGTGCGCGGCCTCATGTCCAGGGCGAAGCTGCAGGCCGACGACGTCGCGCGGATCGCCCTCGAGGGCGTCGCGCGCAACCGCCTCTACATCCTGCCGCACGGCGACGGGCGCTGGATGTGGCGGCTGAAGCGCCTCGTCCCCGGCGCGTTCCACGGGCTCACGCCGCGGCTGCTCGCGTTGCGCGGACGGCTCGCCGGTCGCGGCGCGTGA
- a CDS encoding glutathione S-transferase N-terminal domain-containing protein — protein sequence MIDLYTWTTPNGRKISIMLEETGLPYKVVPVNLGALEQQRPEFLALNPNGKIPAIVDHDAPGGPLTIFESGAILVYLAEKTKRFLPTEVRAHAATMQWLMFQMSQVGPMIGQVGHFVNQAPEKIPYAIQRFVGESVRIIDVLQTALEGRDHLAGEYSIADIATYPWIVAAWQPFANMMPEKITQLGNVQRWLDRVAARPAVQRGMAVPAA from the coding sequence ATGATCGATCTCTACACCTGGACCACGCCCAACGGCCGCAAGATCTCGATCATGCTCGAGGAGACGGGACTGCCCTACAAGGTCGTCCCGGTGAACCTGGGCGCGCTCGAGCAGCAGCGCCCCGAGTTCCTGGCGCTCAACCCGAACGGCAAGATCCCCGCCATCGTCGACCACGACGCGCCGGGCGGTCCGCTCACGATCTTCGAGTCCGGGGCCATCCTCGTGTACCTCGCCGAGAAGACGAAGCGCTTCCTGCCGACCGAGGTCCGGGCGCACGCCGCGACCATGCAGTGGCTCATGTTCCAGATGAGCCAGGTGGGACCGATGATCGGCCAGGTCGGCCATTTCGTGAACCAGGCGCCCGAGAAGATTCCCTACGCGATCCAGCGCTTCGTCGGCGAGTCGGTCCGCATCATCGACGTGCTGCAGACGGCGCTCGAAGGACGCGACCATCTCGCGGGCGAGTACTCGATCGCCGACATCGCGACGTATCCCTGGATCGTCGCGGCCTGGCAGCCGTTCGCGAACATGATGCCGGAGAAGATCACGCAGCTCGGCAACGTGCAGCGCTGGCTCGATCGCGTGGCCGCCCGCCCGGCGGTCCAGCGCGGCATGGCCGTTCCGGCCGCGTAG
- a CDS encoding acyltransferase, producing the protein MGRAPLPKHIAELDGLRAIAILLVLAMHSCGGFGRTIQSLTLHGWMGVDLFFVLSGFLITGILLDTREDPRYFRAFYIRRILRIWPLYYTILAIAYVAIPHWSVWLTLDPARRGYWPYHALFVQNFVIRELFFDPLIVTWSLAIEEQFYLVWPLLVRTVPVAALGRVLGGIIVASPIARWITFLATGLTAPVYMTTWCRLDGLAFGALVAWWVRQDGFSFAALRRWGLVACGVAALVAALPMEWPGARLVKGDVLVYSVVALGFAGLLALALEGGSRDAPLARVLRGRVLRYVGRISYGLYLWHPIVYSAVDHSRLVLLLPGGRRVIGSFVAQQAALFAVASASWFFFEAPILRLKSRWAPERQPPRSATTAY; encoded by the coding sequence ATGGGGCGCGCCCCTCTTCCGAAGCACATCGCGGAGCTGGATGGCCTCCGCGCGATCGCGATCCTGCTCGTGCTCGCCATGCACTCGTGCGGCGGGTTCGGCCGGACCATCCAATCGTTGACGCTCCACGGCTGGATGGGCGTCGACCTCTTCTTCGTGCTCTCGGGATTCCTCATCACGGGCATCCTGCTCGACACCCGCGAGGACCCGCGCTACTTCCGCGCGTTCTACATCCGGCGCATCCTGCGCATCTGGCCGCTCTACTACACGATCCTCGCGATCGCCTACGTGGCGATTCCCCACTGGAGCGTGTGGCTGACGCTCGATCCCGCCCGGCGCGGCTACTGGCCCTACCACGCGCTCTTCGTGCAGAACTTCGTGATCCGCGAGCTCTTCTTCGATCCGCTGATCGTCACGTGGTCGCTCGCGATCGAGGAGCAGTTCTATCTCGTGTGGCCGCTGCTCGTGCGTACCGTGCCGGTGGCGGCCCTCGGCCGGGTGCTCGGTGGCATCATCGTCGCGAGCCCGATCGCACGCTGGATCACGTTCCTCGCGACGGGCCTCACCGCGCCCGTCTACATGACGACCTGGTGCCGGCTGGACGGCCTCGCCTTCGGCGCCCTCGTCGCGTGGTGGGTGCGGCAGGACGGATTCTCGTTCGCGGCGCTCCGGCGCTGGGGGCTCGTCGCGTGCGGCGTCGCGGCGCTGGTGGCGGCGCTCCCGATGGAGTGGCCCGGGGCACGCCTCGTGAAGGGCGACGTCCTCGTCTACAGCGTGGTCGCGCTCGGCTTCGCGGGGCTCCTCGCGCTGGCGCTCGAGGGAGGATCGCGCGATGCGCCGCTCGCGCGCGTGCTGCGCGGTCGCGTCCTGCGCTACGTCGGGCGGATCAGCTACGGCCTCTACCTCTGGCACCCGATCGTCTACAGCGCGGTCGATCACAGCCGCCTCGTGCTCCTCCTCCCCGGCGGCCGGCGGGTGATCGGCTCGTTCGTCGCCCAGCAGGCGGCGCTCTTCGCGGTGGCGTCGGCGTCGTGGTTCTTCTTCGAGGCGCCGATCCTGCGCTTGAAGTCCCGCTGGGCGCCCGAGCGTCAGCCGCCGCGGAGCGCGACGACCGCGTACTGA
- a CDS encoding acyl-CoA dehydrogenase family protein: MAVAPGASWLVAPVGTHPQFTGADFTDTDLLYAKTAEDFVRGEVLPQLDEIEAKKEGLMPALLKRAGELGLLMVDIPEAYGGLGLHKTTSMLVSERGALCASFSVSWGAHTGIGTLPIVYYGSEAQKQHYLPKLATGEWLAAYALTEPGSGSDALAAKTRADRGADGSYRLSGTKQFITNAGFADVFTVFAKVDGEHFTAFIIERSASGVSTGPEEKKLGIRGSSTRQLILEDVRVPADAVLGEIGQGHKIAFNILNIGRFKLGAGSVGAAKECLQVALEYARDRKQFGRPIASFGMIQRKLADMATRIYVADSMSYRTAGLMDAAADAIDPGAPDAVKRLVKESIEEFTIEASILKVFGTETLDAVADESLQVLGGYGFTAEYPVERHYRDSRINRIFEGTNEINRLIIPATLVKRIGQGGIAYFDFLKQVEREIADRAAWPPAVTGPLEREHRAAEVAKRVVAYTTRVLVEKDLASLKEKQQHLEILANMIIDVYAIDSVVNRTRLLSGHGSSDDDALRLAMTKVFVASANERVIDGARRLLANEFEGEELGKHLRLEAIIPRIPMRTIAVKTRLAEALVARGLGPVFLR, from the coding sequence ATGGCGGTCGCACCAGGCGCGAGCTGGCTCGTCGCTCCGGTCGGGACACACCCGCAGTTCACGGGCGCCGACTTCACCGACACCGACCTGCTCTACGCGAAGACGGCCGAGGACTTCGTGCGCGGCGAGGTGCTCCCGCAGCTCGACGAGATCGAGGCGAAGAAGGAAGGCCTCATGCCCGCGCTGCTCAAGCGCGCCGGCGAGCTCGGCCTCCTCATGGTGGACATCCCCGAGGCCTACGGCGGCCTCGGCCTGCACAAGACCACCTCGATGCTCGTGTCCGAGCGCGGCGCGCTCTGCGCGTCGTTCAGCGTCTCGTGGGGCGCGCACACCGGCATCGGTACGCTGCCGATCGTGTACTACGGCAGCGAGGCGCAGAAGCAGCACTACCTGCCGAAGCTCGCGACGGGTGAGTGGCTCGCCGCCTACGCTCTCACCGAGCCGGGATCGGGCAGCGACGCGCTCGCGGCCAAGACGCGCGCCGATCGGGGCGCCGACGGCTCCTATCGCCTGAGCGGAACGAAGCAGTTCATCACCAACGCCGGATTTGCCGACGTCTTCACGGTCTTCGCGAAGGTCGACGGCGAGCACTTCACCGCCTTCATCATCGAGCGCTCGGCGTCCGGGGTCTCGACCGGGCCGGAGGAGAAGAAGCTCGGCATCCGTGGCTCGTCGACGCGCCAGCTCATCCTGGAGGACGTGCGCGTCCCGGCGGACGCCGTCCTCGGCGAAATCGGCCAGGGCCACAAGATCGCGTTCAACATCCTCAACATCGGGCGCTTCAAGCTCGGTGCCGGGTCGGTCGGCGCCGCCAAGGAGTGTCTCCAGGTGGCGCTCGAGTACGCCCGCGATCGCAAGCAGTTCGGCCGCCCGATCGCGAGCTTCGGCATGATCCAACGCAAGCTCGCCGACATGGCGACGCGCATCTACGTCGCCGACAGCATGAGCTACCGGACGGCCGGCCTGATGGACGCCGCCGCCGACGCGATCGACCCGGGCGCGCCCGACGCCGTGAAGCGGCTCGTGAAGGAGTCGATCGAGGAGTTCACGATCGAGGCGTCGATCCTGAAGGTGTTCGGCACCGAGACGCTGGATGCCGTCGCCGATGAATCGCTGCAGGTGCTGGGCGGCTACGGCTTCACCGCCGAGTATCCGGTCGAGCGCCACTACCGCGACTCGCGCATCAACCGGATCTTCGAGGGGACGAACGAGATCAACCGGCTCATCATTCCGGCGACGCTGGTGAAGCGGATCGGGCAGGGTGGCATCGCGTACTTCGACTTCCTGAAACAGGTGGAGCGCGAGATCGCCGACCGCGCCGCATGGCCGCCGGCCGTCACCGGGCCACTCGAGCGCGAGCACCGCGCCGCGGAGGTCGCCAAGCGCGTGGTCGCCTACACGACGCGCGTGCTGGTCGAGAAGGATCTGGCGTCGCTCAAGGAGAAGCAGCAGCACCTCGAGATCCTCGCCAACATGATCATCGACGTCTACGCGATCGACAGCGTCGTCAACCGCACCCGGCTGCTCTCGGGGCACGGCTCGTCCGACGACGACGCGCTCCGGCTCGCCATGACCAAGGTCTTCGTCGCCTCGGCGAACGAGCGTGTGATCGACGGCGCCCGCCGGCTGCTCGCCAACGAGTTCGAGGGGGAGGAGCTGGGCAAGCACCTCCGCCTCGAAGCCATCATCCCGCGCATCCCGATGCGCACGATCGCGGTGAAGACGCGGCTCGCCGAAGCGCTGGTGGCACGGGGGTTGGGCCCGGTGTTCCTGCGTTGA
- a CDS encoding lytic transglycosylase domain-containing protein, translating to MARWWVVGALVAVTGCGLFREVPVPAPPAARNDDTFGTGMPASALANPRTLEWTRRLCGKSAKRAAAAYGLTRSRAQLPRLEAVLTAHGLPRALIAVPAVESRFHADARGSHGELGIWQLRPATARRFGLEVTRGRDERMHLERSTQAAARYLVFLHERYDDWPLAIAAYNAGEGRVDRALARRPGATLWELTERGGLPRRSREYVAKVLALVRIVAAPASCGADVPVLNAGTPGPTPVPPALRRAASSPRSCASGCAG from the coding sequence ATGGCGCGGTGGTGGGTAGTCGGCGCGCTCGTCGCGGTGACGGGCTGCGGGCTCTTCCGCGAGGTGCCCGTCCCGGCGCCACCGGCGGCGCGCAACGACGACACGTTCGGCACCGGGATGCCCGCGAGCGCGCTCGCCAATCCGCGGACGCTCGAGTGGACGCGCCGGCTGTGCGGCAAATCGGCGAAGCGGGCGGCGGCGGCATACGGGCTCACGCGGAGCCGCGCGCAGCTCCCGCGCCTGGAGGCCGTGCTCACCGCGCACGGCCTGCCGCGCGCCCTGATCGCCGTGCCCGCGGTCGAGAGCCGCTTCCACGCCGACGCACGGGGCAGCCACGGCGAGCTCGGCATCTGGCAGCTCCGGCCCGCGACGGCGCGTCGCTTCGGGCTCGAGGTGACGCGGGGACGCGACGAGCGGATGCACCTCGAGCGCTCGACGCAAGCGGCGGCGCGCTACCTCGTCTTCCTCCACGAGCGCTACGACGACTGGCCGCTCGCGATCGCGGCCTACAACGCGGGCGAGGGGCGCGTCGATCGCGCGCTCGCCCGGCGTCCCGGCGCGACGCTCTGGGAGCTGACCGAGCGCGGGGGCCTCCCGCGGCGCTCGCGCGAGTACGTCGCCAAGGTGCTCGCGCTGGTCCGCATCGTGGCCGCCCCGGCGTCTTGCGGTGCCGACGTGCCCGTCCTCAACGCAGGAACACCGGGCCCAACCCCCGTGCCACCAGCGCTTCGGCGAGCCGCGTCTTCACCGCGATCGTGCGCATCGGGATGCGCGGGATGA
- a CDS encoding DUF6595 domain-containing protein, whose amino-acid sequence MRQVVAGWVVLASLALRPLAAGAHSLLVTPSPRSQTISTTAPCGAGPNVGMPVQTYTTGQMVQVSFSEVQSHGTFRLALSSDNTTFGNVLMDNIAAQSNGASHMVTVQMPAVGCDPCVLQLFQRNGGGGYYSCADIRVVAPATTTTTTTSTLPDGSSTTTTTTLADDGCANLDGFDHADCQVAKALADPPCAGDTMDPTLDNALRLGLGKVQTLVQTARTKTKPAQVKRLLKRADKKLAAVLKRATRTASLGRTSESCAGSVGTLVAELRATLATLAPKS is encoded by the coding sequence ATGAGGCAGGTTGTCGCTGGCTGGGTGGTCCTCGCGTCGTTGGCTCTGCGTCCGCTCGCCGCGGGCGCGCATTCGCTCCTGGTCACGCCGTCGCCGCGGTCGCAGACCATCAGCACGACGGCGCCGTGCGGCGCGGGCCCCAACGTCGGGATGCCGGTCCAGACGTACACGACGGGCCAGATGGTCCAGGTGAGCTTCAGCGAGGTTCAGAGCCACGGCACCTTCCGGCTCGCCCTGTCGAGCGACAACACGACCTTCGGAAACGTCCTCATGGACAACATCGCGGCGCAGTCGAACGGCGCCTCGCACATGGTGACCGTGCAGATGCCGGCCGTCGGGTGCGACCCGTGCGTGCTCCAGCTCTTCCAGCGCAATGGCGGCGGCGGCTACTACTCGTGCGCCGACATCCGCGTCGTGGCGCCCGCGACCACGACCACCACGACCACGTCGACGCTGCCGGACGGCTCGTCGACGACCACCACGACGACGCTCGCCGACGACGGCTGCGCGAACCTGGACGGCTTCGATCACGCCGACTGCCAGGTCGCGAAGGCCCTCGCCGACCCGCCGTGCGCCGGCGACACCATGGATCCGACGCTCGACAACGCGCTCCGCCTCGGGCTCGGGAAGGTCCAGACGCTCGTCCAGACCGCGCGCACGAAGACCAAGCCCGCGCAGGTGAAGCGCCTGCTGAAGCGGGCCGACAAGAAGCTCGCCGCGGTGCTGAAGCGCGCGACGCGCACGGCCTCGCTCGGCCGCACCAGCGAGAGCTGCGCGGGCAGCGTCGGCACGCTCGTCGCCGAGCTGCGCGCCACGCTCGCCACGCTCGCGCCGAAGAGCTGA